Proteins encoded together in one Triticum dicoccoides isolate Atlit2015 ecotype Zavitan chromosome 7B, WEW_v2.0, whole genome shotgun sequence window:
- the LOC119340218 gene encoding uncharacterized protein LOC119340218, whose product MPSSSVDPDNGVPTAAEIDDAEAVLPSRPTGDERLVSSLRTQAEVDNLRDRHGIPSVYAARPAGDDRRACTPPPPGSVCVYAHALEAGMRVPLDGFSCEVLVHFGIAPAQLVPNAWRVMAGFLALCNSAGVPPSLAVFRRFFLLYIVNKKHKGRYCFRARDSSGAGLRFTGMPGTPMDWKKLFFFLSSPEPWPCPVEWGKPSMSSFTNPALTSEEGKSAAKLLRAYGGAAVDIKTCLCDRNRAIAMVTAASPPPPLTPSSSTTTRVNSSSKGMDPSVYDMMKTMLAEKAASAKKVKAEVGSNAPAPPPSCGRKRGLDEANGEDSSAHSLLNTPLSGMCSPPPGFPRKPHRFPSRHDGDATGWEAARERLQGAISPPQERAFAAKEPSDVVRSSYAAILQAANYASFSLGYALELEKKLAARDAEVAALRGQLEAAKAELAAVQHAAGAGRETANAELAAEEHVLGPEERVRRRAEHALEGYERWRDDSSAHVTASAAPTTSTATTQQMIHTNGRHKRACASTKYDKKQWVL is encoded by the exons ATGCCTTCCTCCTCCGTCGACCCGGACAACGGCGTCCCCACCGCCGCCGAAATCGACGACGCCGAAGCTGTGCTGCCGTCGAGGCCCACCGGCGACGAGCGCCTCGTCTCCTCCCTGCGCACGCAGGCCGAGGTCGACAACCTCCGCGACCGGCACGGCATACCGAGCGTGTACGCCGCGCGCCCCGCCGGCGACGACCGCCGCGcctgcacgccgccgccgccggggtcCGTCTGCGTGTACGCGCACGCCCTGGAGGCCGGGATGCGCGTCCCGCTGGACGGCTTCTCGTGCGAGGTGCTCGTCCACTTCGGCATCGCGCCGGCCCAGCTCGTGCCCAACGCGTGGCGCGTCATGGCCGGCTTCCTCGCGCTCTGCAACTCCGCCGGCGTGCCGCCGTCGCTCGCCGTGTTCCGGCGCTTCTTCCTGCTCTACATCGTCAACAAGAAGCACAAAGGCCGGTACTGTTTCCGAGCCAGGGACAGCTCCGGCGCCGGCTTGCGCTTCACGGGGATGCCAGGGACGCCCATGGACTGGAAGAAATTGTttttcttcctctcctcgccgGAGCCGTGGCCTTGCCCCGTGGAGTGGGGCAAGCCGTCCATGAGCTCCTTCACAAATCCGGCCCTCACCAGCGAAGAAGGTAAATCCGCGGCGAAGCTATTGCGCGCTTACGGCGGCGCCGCCGTTGATATCAAGACATGTCTGTGCGATCGCAACCGTGCAATCGCCATGGTTACTGCCGCATCTCCGCCGCCACCTCTGACGCCTTCTTCTTCTACCACTACTCGTGTCAATTCCAGTTCCAAAG GTATGGATCCCTCCGTCTACGACATGATGAAGACTATGCTCGCGGAGAAGGCGGCGTCGGCGAAGAAGGTGAAAGCCGAGGTGGGCAGCAACGCGCCAGCGCCGCCACCTTCTTGCGGGAGGAAGAGGGGTCTGGATGAAGCCAACGGCGAGGACAGTTCAGCTCATTCTTTGCTGAACACGCCGCTGTCCGGTATGTGTTCGCCACCGCCGGGCTTCCCAAGGAAGCCACACCGCTTCCCCAGCAGGCACGACGGAGACGCCACGGGCTGGGAGGCTGCACGGGAGCGGCTGCAGGGCGCCATCTCGCCGCCGCAGGAGCGCGCGTTCGCGGCGAAGGAGCCCTCCGACGTCGTCAGGTCAAGCTACGCCGCGATTCTGCAG GCCGCGAACTACGCGTCGTTCTCCCTGGGCTACGCGCTGGAGCTGGAGAAGAAGCTGGCGGCGCGGGACGCGGAGGTCGCGGCGCTGCGGGGGCAGCTGGAGGCGGCGAAGGCGGAGCTCGCCGCTGTGCAGCACGCGGCAGGCGCGGGGCGGGAGACGGCAaatgcggagctcgccgccgaggAGCATGTCCTGGGGCCCGAGGAGCGCGTGCGGCGGCGCGCGGAGCACGCGCTGGAGGGGTACGAGCGCTGGCGAG ATGACTCGTCGGCACATGTCACGGCCTCTGCTGCTCCGACTACCTCGACTGCAACCACCCAGCAGATGATCCACACCAATGGCCGGCACAAGAGAGCATGTGCATCCACCAAGTATGATAAGAAGCAGTGGGTTCTTTAG